One segment of Setaria viridis chromosome 4, Setaria_viridis_v4.0, whole genome shotgun sequence DNA contains the following:
- the LOC117854231 gene encoding peroxidase 45 has protein sequence MRRLQFLATASFFLLAIDAFPPSMAGAQQLSPDHYADVCPNLESIVRAAVRMSVAHSPVAAPATLRLFFHDCAVRGCDASIMLINPDGDDEWRSLDGMTLKLEGFNTVMSAKAAVDSDPRCRNMVSCADILALAARDSVFLSGGPDYLVELGRYDGRVSTQGSVLIPHGNFNLDQLNAFFSGLGLSQADMIALSGAHTIGAASCGVFGYRLGTDAAMDPAFAEQLRGSCPGAGGFAFLDAATPLRFDNEYYRNLRGGRGLLASDQALYADPRSRGAVDRYAADQGAFFGDFAASMTRLGRVGVRTADDGEIRRDCRFPN, from the exons ATGAGGCGCCTCCAGTTCTTGGCCAccgcctccttcttcctcctcgcaaTCGATGCCTTCCCGCCGTCAATGGCCGGGGCCCAGCAGCTGTCGCCGGACCACTACGCCGACGTCTGCCCCAACCTCGAGAGCATTGTCCGCGCCGCCGTGCGGATGTCCGTGGCGCactcgccggtcgccgcgcccgccacgCTCCGGCTCTTCTTCCATGACTGCGCTGTCAGG GGCTGCGACGCGTCGATCATGCTCATCAACCCCGATGGCGACGACGAGTGGCGGAGCCTCGACGGCATGACGCTGAAGCTTGAGGGGTTCAACACGGTGATGAGCGCCAAGGCGGCCGTGGACAGCGACCCGCGGTGCCGGAACATGGTGTCGTGCGCCGACATCCTGGCACTCGCCGCCAGGGACTCCGTGTTCCTG AGCGGAGGGCCGGACTACCTGGTGGAGCTGGGCCGGTACGACGGCCGGGTGTCGACTCAAGGCAGCGTCCTGATCCCTCATGGCAACTTCAACCTCGACCAGCTCAACGCCTTCTTCTCCGGCCTCGGCCTCTCCCAAGCCGACATGATCGCGCTCTCAG GGGCTCACACGATCGGCGCGGCGTCGTGCGGCGTCTTCGGGTACCGGCTGGGCACGGACGCGGCCATGGACCCGGCGTTCGCGGAGCAGCTCCGGGGCAGCTGCCCGGGCGCCGGCGGTTTCGCGTTCCTTGACGCCGCGACGCCGCTGCGGTTCGACAACGAGTATTACCGGAACCTGCGCGGCGGGAGGGGGCTCCTGGCGTCCGACCAGGCGCTGTACGCGGACCCGAGGTCGCGCGGCGCCGTCGACCGCTACGCCGCGGACCAGGGCGCCTTcttcggcgacttcgccgcgtCCATGACCAGGCTCGGCAGGGTCGGGGTCAGGACGGCGGACGACGGCGAGATACGCCGCGACTGCAGGTTCCCCAACTGA
- the LOC117851282 gene encoding uncharacterized protein → MALAPASLQCFLTGRPVCTATLPKLARRPSRISCKAAGDEKVPLGGDGLGVKLGKLAMVTLAAGVLALGPVDGAMAAKSGGRVGGQAFRSAPRSSGPRINNSRTNIYVNPPVAPPLGGYGYGGYGSPFFGGYGWSPFTFFAPGPSVAVGVGGGFDTLVLFLVLGAVVGAIRRFLNRNNDDYDDY, encoded by the exons ATGGCTCTGGCACCCGCATCTCTCCAGTGCTTCCTCACGGGCAGACCGGTGTGCACGGCGACGCTGCCCAAGCTCGCGAGGAGGCCGTCGAGGATCTCGTGCAAGGCGGCCGGCGATGAGAAGGTCCCGTTGGGAGGGGATGGTCTTGGGGTGAAGCTCGGGAAGCTGGCGATGGTCAcgctggccgccggcgtgcTGGCGCTCGGGCCCGTCGACGGCGCCATGGCGGCCAAGTCCGGCGGCAGGGTCGGCGGGCAGGCGTTCCGGTCAGCGCCACGGTCGTCCGGCCCTCGGATAAACAACTCCAG GACGAACATCTACGTCAACccgccggtggcgccgccgctgggcgGGTATGGCTACGGCGGCTACGGCAGCCCGTTCTTCGGCGGCTACGGGTGGTCGCCGTTCACCTTCTTCGCGCCCGGCCCGAGCGTCGCCGTCGGTGTCGGCGGCGGCTTCGACACGCTCGTCCTCTTCTTGGTGCTGGGCGCCGTCGTCGGAGCCATCAGGCGGTTTCTCAACAGGAACAATGATGATTACGACGACTATTGA
- the LOC117852791 gene encoding uncharacterized protein, translated as MLLRARVRRPAAGASPLRPSRPSPAPFTTTTTDASTSSSPDPDGVAAEVATLLSRCSGDWKLAIAASDLPSRLSPASVSSLLLRGASSPRLHPKLLLDFFYWSRPRLGPSAPAPDAFAHLAVSLCAAGLFPQANGLLDHMIRAYPTPPLVLSSVHRAVSGSGHDRRPVVLDVLVDTYKKTGRVRDGAEVVLLMKDLGLAPSLRCCNALLKDLLRADALDLLWKVRGFMEDAGVSPDVYTYSTLIEAYCKVRDLDAAKKVLEEMRETGCSVNTVTYNILIGGLCRAGAVEEAFGFKKEMEDYGLVPDGFTYGAIINGLCKRGRPSQAKCLLDEMSCAGLKPNVVVYATLVDGFMREGNSDEAFKIIKDMSAAGVQPNKITYDNLIRGLCKLGQLGRATEVLKEMVKIGHIADTITFNHLIEGHLRQHNKEEAFWLLNEMRKDGISPNVYTYSIIINGLCQIGESETAGGLLEQMVAEGIKPNAFVYAPLISGYCREGKFSLACEAFKKMTSSNVVPDLYCYNSLIIGLSKVGKMEEAIEYYDQMLEKGVHPNEFTYDGLIHGYSMTGNVEKAEQLLHQMLNRLKPKDFIYAHLLEVYFKSDNLEKVSSILQSMLDRGVMPDNRLYGIVIHNLSRSGHMEAAFRVLSVMEKNGLVPDLHIYSSLISGLCKTADVEKAVGLLDEMGKKGVEPGIVCYNALIDGLCKSDNISHARNVFSSILIKGLVPNCVTYTCLIDGYCKAGDIHDAIGLYNEMLARGVTPDAFVYSVLTSGCSNSGDLQQALFITEEMVLRGYASISSFNALVHGFCKRGKLQETVKFLHMMMDKDIVPNMLTVENIVKGLDEAGKLSEAHTIFVELQRKKASQHDTDHLSSLFTGMINQGLAPLDVTHNMIQSHCKGGDLDKALMLHDALVAKGAPMSCTSYLALLDGLCRKSKLTEAFNLLKEMEEMGICPSKDQCMILLNDLHSSGFIQEYNKVFDTMLCYKWLQKESKCNSVGNSQEAANAE; from the coding sequence ATGCTCCTccgcgcgcgcgtgcggcgtccagccgccggcgcctcgCCCCTCCGCCCGAGCCGGCCATCTCCCGCGcccttcaccaccaccaccaccgatgCCTCTACGTCGTCTTCCCCCGATCCCGACGGCGTGGCAGCCGAGGTGGCCACCCTCCTCTCCCGCTGCTCCGGCGACTGGAagctcgccatcgccgcctccgACCTCCCCTCCCGCCTCTCTCCCGCTTCCgtgtcctccctcctcctccgcggcgcctcctccccgcgcctCCACCCCAAGCTCCTGCTGGATTTCTTCTACTGGTCCCGCCCCCGCCTCGGGCCCTCAGCGCCCGCCCCCGACGCATTTGCCCACCTCGCCGTCTCCCtctgcgccgccggcctctTCCCCCAGGCCAACGGGCTCCTCGACCACATGATCCGCGCCTACCCCACCCCTCCCCTCGTCCTCAGCTCCGTCCACCGCGCGGTCTCCGGCTCCGGCCACGACCGCCGGCCGGTCGTCCTCGACGTCCTCGTCGACACCTACAAGAAGACCGGGAGGGTCCGGGACGGCGCCGAGGTTGTCCTGCTGATGAAGGATCTCGGCTTGGCGCCCAGCCTTCGCTGCTGCAACGCGCTGCTCAAGGACCTGCTGCGCGCGGACGCCCTGGATCTGCTCTGGAAGGTGCGCGGCTTCATGGAGGACGCCGGCGTTTCGCCGGATGTGTACACGTACTCGACATTGATCGAGGCGTATTGCAAGGTCCGGGACTTGGATGCTGCGAAGAAGGTGCTTGAGGAAATGCGTGAGACGGGATGCAGCGTGAACACAGTGACCTACAATATATTGATTGGTGGTCTGTGCAGAGCTGGAGCTGTCGAAGAGGCGTTTGGGTTCAAGAAGGAGATGGAGGATTATGGGTTGGTTCCGGATGGATTTACTTATGGTGCAATCATTAATGGACTGTGCAAGCGTGGCAGGCCGAGTCAGGCGAAGTGCTTGCTGGATGAGATGTCTTGTGCTGGGTTAAAGCCTAATGTTGTTGTTTATGCAACTCTGGTTGATGGGTTCATGAGGGAGGGCAATTCGGACGAGGCGTTTAAGATAATCAAGGACATGTCTGCTGCTGGTGTGCAGCCGAACAAGATCACCTATGACAATCTCATCCGGGGTCTATGTAAATTGGGGCAGCTGGGGAGGGCTACCGAAGTTTTGAAGGAAATGGTCAAAATTGGTCATATCGCTGACACCATCACTTTTAATCATCTCATCGAAGGGCATCTCCGACAGCATAACAAAGAAGAAGCCTTTTGGCTGCTTAATGAAATGAGAAAGGATGGTATTTCGCCTAATGTATACACTTACAGCATAATCATCAATGGACTATGCCAAATTGGTGAATCGGAAACAGCAGGTGGTCTCCTTGAGCAAATGGTTGCAGAAGGTATAAAGCCCAATGCATTTGTTTATGCGCCTCTTATCTCAGGGTATTGCAGGGAAGGCAAATTCTCATTGGCTTGTGAAGCTTTCAAAAAGATGACCAGTTCCAATGTAGTGCCTGATTTGTACTGCTACAATTCTCTTATAATTGGACTATCTAAGGTGGGAAAGATGGAGGAAGCCATAGAGTACTATGATCAGATGCTGGAGAAAGGAGTGCACCCTAATGAGTTCACGTATGATGGTCTGATTCATGGCTATAGTATGACTGGGAATGTAGAAAAGGCTGAACAGTTACTCCATCAGATGCTTAATAGACTAAAACCAAAGGACTTTATCTACGCTCACCTCCTAGAAGTTTACTTCAAGTCAGATAATCTTGAAAAGGTTTCCTCTATTCTTCAATCCATGTTAGACAGGGGAGTCATGCCAGACAACCGTTTGTATGGAATTGTGATTCACAATCTGTCAAGATCTGGACATATGGAAGCAGCTTTTAGGGTTCTCTCGGTGATGGAGAAGAATGGGTTAGTTCCTGATTTGCATATATACAGTTCGTTGATATCTGGTCTTTGCAAGACAGCTGATGTGGAGAAAGCTGttggccttcttgatgagatgggTAAAAAAGGAGTGGAGCCTGGTATTGTATGCTATAATGCCCTAATCGATGGGCTTTGCAAGTCTGATAATATTTCTCATGCTCGTAATGTCTTCAGTAGCATATTAATTAAGGGATTAGTGCCAAATTGTGTGACATATACATGTTTGATAGATGGATACTGCAAAGCTGGTGATATCCATGATGCTATTGGTCTTTATAACGAAATGCTAGCAAGAGGGGTAACCCCAGATGCTTTTGTCTATAGTGTGCTTACCTCTGGCTGCTCAAATTCCGGGGACCTTCAACAGGCTCTGTTTATAACTGAAGAGATGGTTCTTAGGGGATATGCAAGTATTTCTTCTTTCAACGCCTTGGTCCATGGCTTCTGCAAACGTGGAAAATTGCAGGAAACTGTGAAGTTTCTCCACATGATGATGGACAAAGACATAGTGCCTAACATGCTGACTGTTGAAAATATCGTAAAAGGACTTGATGAGGCTGGGAAACTCAGTGAAGCACACACAATTTTTGTTGAGCTGCAACGGAAGAAAGCTTCGCAACATGATACAGATCACTTGTCCTCATTGTTTACAGGCATGATCAATCAAGGACTAGCTCCTCTAGATGTGACACATAACATGATCCAGTCTCATTGTAAAGGAGGAGATTTGGATAAGGCTTTGATGCTACATGATGCTCTTGTGGCAAAAGGTGCTCCCATGAGCTGCACATCTTATCTTGCTTTATTGGATGGCCTTTGCCGGAAGAGCAAACTGACCGAAGCTTTTAATTTGCTAAAAGAAATGGAAGAGATGGGTATTTGTCCTTCCAAGGATCAGTGCATGATACTGTTAAATGATCTTCACTCGTCAGGATTCATCCAGGAATACAATAAAGTATTTGATACTATGTTGTGTTACAAGTGGttacaaaaggaaagcaaatgTAATTCGGTTGGTAATAGTCAGGAAGCTGCGAATGCAGAATAA